Genomic DNA from Gossypium hirsutum isolate 1008001.06 chromosome A01, Gossypium_hirsutum_v2.1, whole genome shotgun sequence:
TACCCGAGTTAAATGACTCTATTGCCGATAAGCTTTTTCCCGGTTGCACCGACTTAAACCAGGTTATCGATATGATATGAACTCACACACCATTATTTTCCAATTCTAAATCCGAAAAATGCATTGACACAAATTTTTTCCGCCGCACAAATCTGCAGGTCAAGGAGTCGTTATTGCAAAAGTGCCAAGAAATGGAGCAAGCTGCGAAAGACCAAGCAACGGATACTGCAATTCTAGACCAGCTTTGCAAGGTTATTGATATACTGACGATTATTAGTTTAATGTAATTTCAGGTCTCTCTTTGTCTTTTCCTAGAATACTAAACTTTTACATCATGATGTTGAATCAGATGGTTGAGATCGATATTCCCCAATCCTTGTTTGAGGAACAAGGTAGGCAGCTTTATGGAGCTAGACTTCTAGAGAttcaggtaaaaaaaaaaaaaccatttaccTGTTTATGTTTGTCTCTTGTCTGCTTTTTTCATTTGTTCATTATTTTGGCATTGGCAGGCGAATGTAAAGCTAAATGAACAACAGTTGGCTACTCTATCAAGTCCTAAGGCGGTGAATGAGTTTCTGGAGAACCAGAGAGAGAACATAATAAACTTGATAAAGCAGAATCTCGCAGTAGGAGATATTTTCAAACGTGAAAATTTGCAGGTAATGTATATTGCTTCCAACTTTTGACATAATCGATATGATTGACTTGTAACTAATAATAATTGAACATCAAAATTCCTTTTCAATATGTTCCTTCTCGGGTTTTCTATGTAGTTTTCAACTGAGGAGCTTGTGAAAGAGGTACAGAATTCGGTCGCCGAATTCAAACGACACAAGCAAGAATATGATGAGGAACGCGTGAGGGAACAGGTCCAGTATTcacttcttttcttttacttcctTACACATTTTAAACTGAGGGAAACATGCTTCACTCTTCCTTGTTTTCCACTAGAAGATTATTTAGTGCAGTGATGATATGATGATgtccttttgaaattgtttagGTACAAGATGTGCTAGAGGGTGCAAAAGTGCTTGAATGGCTTAAAGAACATGCAGATATTCAGTATGTAACTAGATaaacagaaaagaaagaagaaaattctGCCCTGGACCGAATCAGGGGTGCATTCGGATTAGGGGTGACTGTCAAATTGCCGACAAAAAGTAATATCTTCATTTATGCAGAATAGAATCTGCATTTGGTTGAGAAACTATGAGACGTAGATTCTTTCAAAAGATGAAGCAGTTCAAATTGTGATCAACCTTGTATCAGAACAAACATCTTTCAAAACATCGAGTTTTCCCCGAGTACTAAGTTTGCTTAGgtcctatattttttttttcctttttcatcatAAACATGAATATATAATCCTACTCTTTGGTGTCATAAGACTAAGTTCACCAACTGTAAAAGTTTACCTTGTTGAAGATGGAAGGATCATGCAGGAGACATCCGAAGACTGTAATCAAGTCCAACCGTAACTGGAGAAGCAAAAAGTGTTTTGATCGCAATCACCTTCAAAATGCATTTGAATAAACTTCAGTCCCATCCAAACATTCTCTCCTGCAATATCTGTCCTAACTTCATATACAGTATTTGCTGCTCTTCCAAGGTAAGGCTGCTTAATATCTAGAGCAGAagagggggggggggggggaagcAAGACAAACATAAGATCACACTCGGTTCTTGTATGAAAAGACGCCTCATGTTTCGGAAACTAGATAAGAAAAGGAGAAGAATCGAATCTTTTAATTTCCATATATGATGAGAATAAGTGGTTACCTCGCTCATAATTGTCTCAACTGTATAATCTTGGGGAACAACAAACGATTGATGATAGATGTATGCAAAAACAGCCATTACCATCTGGAATACAACACATTAACCATATTTAACAGAAACAATGATACAGAAAACTAGCCACAGACAATATAAACGGAAGATAAATTCAAAAACATGATAATTGATATGTAGAATATAAGGATGCCGTTAtgttttagaaatcaagtcatGCAACTAGCAGCTTGCCTGGCAGTCCATTCGGTCGGTAAGTCCACCATGCCCAGGTATACTATCACCAAAATCCTGTGTAACCCGACATGAAGTTGGTCAACGTGGTTGGCAGGGGCATGGAAAAAGTTCTTCAGTTTTACTATTTAGACAGCACAATAGTAAACAATATGTTCACCTTAATCTTAAAAGCTCTCTTGAAACCACTTGCGAAAAAGCCACCAAATGGTGCAATAATTGATGCAAAGAGGCCCAGCCATAAAGCATGCCACTGAACTGGCAGAATTGCTATCTCTGTCCATGGCAACTGCAACATATTACCAAAAGTAAATTACTCAGCAGCTCATATTTTGTTAGAAAGATTAATACTCATAATTCTAATGTCAAGAACTCGGCCATGGATAGCATTGACTATACTGGGCTATTACAACAAGCGGGGCTTGTTAGTCCATTTCGTTCTTCTACATGCAAATTGTTAGGTATAGATGTTGCTAGTGCCATGTATTGTGACCAGTGAGACAACATCCCACAGTCAAGGAAAATTTATCAATGACATAAACATATTTGAAGGGCTTATTTCATTTTTGGTTGCTTATCTAATTTGACCATTCATATTATTGTTTCTAGATGGCTCACTCACCCATGGTAACAACGGATAATACTCTGGCTTAAAAAGTGGACCAGGATCACAGTGAAGCCAACCGGTTGATAAATCCTGCATGCATTTAAGTCATATTATCATTATCAGAATATACAACTTTTTTCTTGATTAAAGACGAATCTGTTCCATGATGTGTTACCTTCCTAGGACACGTCAGCCACTGAAAGCTACCATAGATATTTGCGAGCTGCATAAAATGATTGTGAAGAATCTATGTCACCAATACATCACAGAACGTAAGGTTGTTGAGAGATTCATCCCGGTTCCCGTTGATAAATCAGATGTTGACAACATTTATTACTAGTTCTATTTTCAACACAATTCAGATAAACGGTTTCCCCCAGATGATAAAAAGCACTTTGTGATTAGACTCAATTGATGGATTTATAAACACCTATTTCAAGCACACACTGCATATCGTTTGCAGCATAAAAGGCTTATATCTCAAGAATTAATCTAACATCAATGGAACAAAAACGAACCAGGAATTaggaatcttttttttttcagttctATCCAAAACAAGTTGAAGACTATGTCACACTAGCCAAGTAAAAATTCTTACCACAAATGCTGAGATTGTAGTTGCAACCGATGCACCAATGAAACCCTCCCATGTTTTCTTAGGAGATATCTTGATCAAAGGAGTTTTCCCaaaaaagaaaccgaagaaataTGCTGCAACATCATTGACAGCAATTAGTGATGCTGGGAGAAGGAACCTGCATAAATGAAACAAATCAATTAATCAGCAATTAATTATGACCCATATCCTATATGGGAGTGCCAATAAAATTAATTGAGCATCTAAAATGTTATTTCGGTTTGCAAATTACCAGAAGATGCCTTCAAAAATGTTGGCCACAGTAAATGCAGACTGAGTGAAAACAACAATAAGAATCATGTGTGTCCATGCAAATTGCCCAAATTGATACTTGTACATCTTCTTCTTTAGTGTAAGAATGAACCACATGAAACCTGAATCCAAAACAAATTGAAACCCTTTCAATTCCGAAGAGAATATAAGTTCAGTAGTTCTCAGATCGTTAGGATAATCAGGGAAATGGAGATAACAAGGGAATGCAGGTTACTATTCTGATTGACTCAAATTCCAGAAAACTGAAAAGTAACACAAGACTTAAATTTCTAGACAGCCAGGCAAGTTAATAGACACtattataattcaaaaaaagCAAGCACAGACAATCAAGATGAAATTGTTCAGGGGCTTATATGCACAGGGAACGGGTGTCTTGCTCAAAATCGAAATAAATACAAACCTGCTATGTATGAGAAATAACAAATAACCATCTGATACTTGATGAGCCTACTCACAAGCCTGTAGAAAATTTTATCTGAAGTTACTGTATTCACAAGCCGGTGACTAAGAATGCGACCATATACAAAGAGCATAGCCGTAAAGTAAAAGTGCCTGCAAGGACATAAAACACCACCAGATATCAATCTTTTTAGGTGCTTATCACAACAAGAAACTTGCATCATAATCATTCTTACCAATTCAAGAGCCTGAACCCCGGCAGGTGTTTATCTTCATGAGATTTTCTGAGTAGATTGAAGAGCTCCCTTGCCATGAATATTTGGATAATAACAACCATGGCCAATACATAAAGATGACCCAAATAGATAACCAGGAGGAAGAACCCCAGCATCCAGAGAGACGAACAAGCTCGAATCCACATTGACCGGTATTTGTTGTGATCATTTACTAGTAAAAGATGTCCGTTTGTTTTGCTCTCATCAGCTGGAAACTGCTTGCAAAGAACACCATCATCAATCATCATGACACTTTCACCACTCAAGgagaaaacagaaagaaaaagggatCTTAGCACTTAAAAAAGCACAAATGGCACAACATAACATGCATCCGAACTCGCCACAGATGTTCAGTTCCCAACCAAGTTCTGAAATTCATGATACGAATAGCACAACACAGTCCCAAATCTGCTTCTAACTTATATGTTTCATTCACTCATTCATATGCAAATCCATACGAAAAGCACCTACAAACATGCCTGAACTATGCCAAGCAACAAAGATAGAGAGAGACAGGACATGAAAATAAGCATATATTTCTGTAGTAATAGAGTACGAACCTCATTGGACCGTCTTCGGTGCCGAGCTCGAGCACTAGTAGGTGTAGATGGTGCACTGTTATCCTTCGGCatgtttcctttattattatatAGCCTTATGACAACCTTTGAGACAATATAAACAGACCCCTGCATACCAATCAGCAAAGAAATGTGAAGCAAACATACACACGAAAGAAACCACTGCAAGGATGCAATTTTTAGGAATAAAATTAGAGTAGCAGGCATTGACCCATTTACATATTTATTTGATTAGATTTCTTCCTTTGTTTCTTAAAAAACTGAAAGGGAAATTCAACTCACTGCTCTTTCTTATATCAGTGTTTCAACTTTCTTTCAAGAATCTCAAAAACGTATACTACTGAAACACAACATTTTCAACATAATAGaaaatgaaaacaataaaatGCAAATCGATTACACTACACAAAGAATCAAGGTGAAGCCTTACGGTTGTAATAAATGTGAAAGGTTTAGACGTTCCTTGATTGCAAACCCAGAAATTGTTAGGGATCAAAatggaaaaagagaaaaagaaagaaggaagtgAAAGAATGTTATTATGGATTTGGTTGTTCCACCGATTCATGGGACAGGaaacaaaagagagtgaaagaAGAAACATGAACAAATTCTACTCTTCTTTACGGGACCCAGATGATTTGCAACTCCATCCGTTAGACAGCCACGTGGATTTCTCCATTCTAGTGGCCACGTGTTATTTCATCTCTAAACTGTTCTGGCCCAACATGATTCAAATGGGCTCAAATCACCGATCAAGTCTGAAGctaaataatatgatttttgaagaTGGGCCTTTTGACTAATCAGAATAGCATCGTTTTTAAGGGTCTATTTAGATGAGTGTTTATCTCAAGTGTGATGCGTTTAATTGTTTTTTGTTTCACTTTATAGTACCGTTATAGTATTTAATCTCACCATCACCACTACTTTTACACtaactataaataaacacataatccATCCAAAGAGAATCTACATTTAGATTGTGGGTCCAAAACTTTCTCTTGGTTAATGATCTATCCTTTCTTTGGATTTGAAGAGATGGTGATTCGTTGCTTTAACTTTAATTGCCGTATCTTATGTGCCATTATCTGAACTTTGATATTTTGTTGCGTTTCCtttttgcttatatatatatatatatatgataattaccgtccaaattgaaagaaaaacaaaagggaaaTGCTTCAAACTTTCGAACATATTCGACCATAAATAGGTAagtaaaattagtttttttttccttgtaatttttatagatttgagttCATAAgagtttgatttagctagcttATGTACCAATGTGTAAGAgttttaaagttttgaaaagttatcattgttgatttcttgaagaattaggtgtgaaattgatatattttaagcttGGATTAAGAAAATGACTAGATTGTAAATTAATCTAGCTTAATTattaactttgttacattagggaccaaattgaataaattaaaatatatcatgaaattatgttagaaatagaaagtataaAGTCCCTAATGAAAGTATGTGAAATCGGATTCTAATTCGAAGCTCGGAATTAGAAGTTATGGTTATTTAGaattcagagactaaattgaataaaatgtaaaattttaggagtATCGTAAAATGAGTTTGTATAGATTTATTCATGTCATGGCATAATATGAAAATAGTTAGTATTGATTGAATGTATAAAGTAATTGTATAGATCAATAATCAGATCAAAGCGGAGTTAAtcaaggaaaaactaaaattgttTATTAGTCCCTAAAGAATCAACTTGTTTGatgttttgatcaggtaaattcaTATAGAACTTACTATTTCACTTTGTATTATATGTGTATGCTTGTgtttaatttagtataaatatttgtatataattgaaatatcATGGAATTTGATATAACTGGCTAATAATGGACTGAATTGGACTACTTGTAATGTtggttattatttaataatacaggatataaatgtgtaaatatggaTGATTACATGATATGGAAACATCTTATGTGACCCCTTTATAGGGTATGTTATATAAGTATAAATGATTACATGGTTGATATTGAAATATGTAAAAACTTGGtgcccgtgtgaacttagtaaaagttaAGATACGATTGGCATGTCAGTAAAGTTTTGTGTGCATTTGTACAGGATATATCACAGATGTTAATGAGATCCAACATTATTGTGGATTCTTGGATATCATGTGACACAGgtttagctcggatgagtaacCTGATGTGTTATGATATTGGTTTAGCTCGAACAGGTAACCTGATATATATACTCAGCTCAGACGAGCAATTAGTATGGTGTATTTTACCTATGTATCTGAGTCTATTTACTAGGTTTCATAGCGCAAAATGATACaggattgaaaattgaaaatgtgatgaaatggACTTGATATTCAAATTGAAAAGTCATTGaatggattgaattataaattatatattcttATGTTTGTTGATAGCAAatgtgattaaattgaattatgtaagcttgatataatcttatgatttatttaatgaaattgCCATTTTGATAGGTTACATGAAAGTAACATGAATTGGAATGCTAAGTTACATGTAGCATCTAAAGTTCATGTTATAAATATTTGCTCAACTTTTTGGTGTATTTAGTGCCATGTTCTAACCAAAGTTAGGTCAAACTAAGGTAGCTTTAATGCTTATTGTAAAATAAAGTGAGCGTAGTATtttccatttgaacttactaaatATTCTAAATGCTTACTCCCGTTGTTTCCTTCCCTTGTAGATTGTCACATTGTGGAACTTGTCGAGCTGAATCAGCTAAGAATCATGCACTATCAACAAACATTAGATTTGTGTCTATTTTGAGTTTAGACATTACGATATAGTAGTATCTTTTTGAGTAAATGGTCAAAGTTGATGCCTTTGTGATTAATGATCATAAGTTTTTGGTGTGGTTTTGAATGCCAAAGTTTTTACTTGGAATATCTAGTTGGATGAATGAACTtataaatggtatatatatatttatttatataattaagcATGTTATATAGTTTGGTATGTGCTTGATCATTTCAAGTCAAGTTTATTAAGTTGATTGGTTCTTAATTGCATATTGAATAGGATTGAGAtagtaaattaaatgattaatgcATGAATGATTGAATTAGAAAATTGGTTAGGTCTAAATGATGAATGCGTATTGAATGTCATGTTAAATGATTGATTGAAATTGTAATGAACttgtttggcatgttttggttagGTAAGATTGCTAGTTAGGTTGTTAATGTTGAAAGGTTTTGGTTTGAAGCTATGGAATAGGTATTAAAATGTGCATTTTGTCAAAAACAAGGGCTACGTCTTGATGACTAAAATCCCATGTCATAACGTTGGCTAATAGTGAAATGACGTCGCGACGTTGATATGCATGAAGTTACGACGTGACTTACTGTATTGATGACATCACGACATGAAAATTTTGAGGTCGTGACATTGGCCcgagatttttcaaattttacaatttcgTCTTATTTCATGCTCGGGTTAATAAAGGAGCTCtcataagctcgtataagacctaGAAATGATTGTATAACATAAATTGAATGTGATTAATGCTTAATTACATGtgtaaatgattaaatattaCCTAAATGACTTAAAACCTTataaatcaaaaaatcaaaactAACGCCAATATTTAAAAGGGTAAATTGCATCAACTTTTTTTGGTTACCTAACTatcaactttttttaatttggtcaccCAACTCATTGAGATTGTTTTTTCTATCCATTTCTGTTAAGTTCCATTAAATCTCGTATGGGAGGGTGACATGAAAGTTGAAAAtggaataataacaaatttagccctcaactctTACATATTATATCGgtttagttataattttaaaaaattaaccctcaaaatttacaaatggtctcaatttaatcctcaaaGTTTACCTTCCTCTTCTGTTTCTCCCACCACCACTACCATCATTGCCTCCACCTCCACCCTTCTCCAAAAAAAATTCCTTTGTTGTTTCTATTTAAacctaatttattattaaattttgaagAACTAAAGTTATTTGCGCCCAAAATATGTGCTACTATTTAACGAGAAATTATGTTCCAATAGCAAGAAAAAAGAGAAGTTTTTTTTCGAGAAAGGTGGATGAAGTAGAGGTGGAGGCAACGATGGTAGTGGTGGTGGAAGAAGCGGAAGAataaggtaaattttgaggatcaATTTGGGACAATTTGTAAATTTTTGAGggttaactttttaaaattataattaaatcgatataatatgtaaaaattgagggctaaatttgttattatatcgatTTTTTAACTGTTATGTCACTCTCCCATCAAAGATTTAATGacacttaaaaaaaaatctcgATTAATTGGgcgactaaattaaaaaaaattgatatttggttgaccaaaaagaaaataaacaatagttgagtgactaaaaaaaattgaactatagtTGGATGACCTgtgatgtaatttaccctatttaaaaaaaagttagcttttatgtaaataaattatCACGAggtttaaatagtaaaaatacctTTCATTGGAGATTGTTTTTATCCACTAAAGCTGAAAGTAACTCAAGCTAAGttttcttctttttgctttttggatatttttaatttcatctttGTATAGGTAATTCAAGAGTATTTTTTTAAGCCAATAATGTTGTCCAtgcaattttgtttttaatatcttgtagtttaaattgatttttatatattatttaattctttGTAAGTATGGGACAAAACAATACACGATTATTATTCACTTTTTCACATATTAATTTCTTGAAATATGAAAATATCAATTATTGACAATTAATGGAAGaatgttgtgcggaagcgtgtaaaagagtaaaattattgtactaaaaaatcacactaagttcaattcccaggaaagagaggtggatcacaaggatcgcttaagtaccaggtctttcctagccagaatatccctcaatcgtaatttaatagcacaataaatcactacaatcacacacacaattcatgcagaataatacaataaagaacacaagaatttaacgaggttcagcaaattttgcctacgtcatcgggcactaccaaatatatttcactccaaaatacaagtgagaatttacaaagagagagagagaaaataatgccttaagtagagaatggcaagtttgagatacagaatgagagatggttatgcctatttatagttgaggttcagggatcaacttgcaaagtcactttacaattagggaccatatattgcaaatatctcagattttattatgccaatatctcgatacccatatctttgactttccaatatttgatacccatatctttgactttccaatatttgatacccatatctttgactttctattatttgatacccatatctttgattttccataaatatggataattcccaataatctccaccttgaagatttgattcgagtaatcttatcttcacacaattctctctgtctttgtcaacaacacttgatagtgccttcttcaattgttaaacatgcagaatattgatcaagttcaaacaatgttcgaacttgattgttgttaccaccttggtcatcatatctgcgagattatctgcagtcttaatcttctgaaggtgaattttccccccatcaataatttcccgcacaaagtggaaacgtacatcgatatgctttatacgtgcatgatagacttgattctttgctaaatgaatagcactttgactatcacaatacacattaatatgctcctgaaccaatcccaaggttttaaccatactttgtaaccaaatagctttctttacagcctctgttacagccatgtattcagcttctgtggttgacaacgcaactgtagactgcagtgtagacttccaacttattggtcctccagcaagagtaaacacataactagtggttgatcttcgtttgtccaaatcaccggcataatcagaatcaacgtacccaacaacacctttaccaagtgtagtatcctgcttgaacagtaatccaatatccatggtcttatgaatataccgtagaatccatttcacagcttgccaatgtccttttccaggattatgcatatacctgctcactatactaactgcctgtgaaatgtcgggtcttgtacacaccattgcatacatcaagctacccactgcattagaatacggaacttgcaacatgtattctcgtttcgtattcgtcgaaggagatagttgtgcagaaagcttgaaatgagaagccaacggggtacttacaggttttgtctgctcgttcatgccaaactgctatagtacctttttcaaatattgcttctgagacaagctaactctatcatgagctctatctctccatatttccataccgagaatctttttagcttctcctagatctttcatctcaaactcgagattgagttgagtcttcaatctttcaatctcaactttgctcttagatgctattagcatatcatcaacatataagagcaagtatatgaaagttccttcttgtagcttctgaaaatacacgcaatgatcaaaattacttcttgtgtacctttgccctttcatgaactgatcaaatcacttgtaccactgcctcggagattgcttcaatccataaagcgactttgtcagtttgcaaacccaattttcttttccagcaaccttgaatccatctggctgagtcatatagatttcctcttccaaatcaccgtgtaaaaacgcgatcttcacatcaagctgaactagttcaagatcatattgcgcaaccaaggctagcaaaatccgaatagacgaatgcttcacaactggagaaaacacttcattgtagtctattccttctttctgagcgtaaccctttgctactaatctagccttgtatcgaatttcatttttatcacgaaatccttccttctttgcatatacccatttgcatccaattgccttctttcccttgggtagtgtcaccaactcccaggtcttatttttatgaagagactgcatttcttcattcatagcttgcttccactttacactatcagagttacttcttgcttctgtgtaagtagaaggaacatcatcatctgcaattggaagtgcataggccaccatatcatcaaagcgagcaggcatacgaatctctcttcttggccttctatatgcaattgaatcatgttgttgtagaagttcttgggtcgaaacttcttcatcatttgttccttcaatattagctggatcatcattaaccttttcaagctccacctgctgcaaagtgccactggttgtgttatccttttgtgaatcattgttcttcatcatggttgattcatcaaaagtcacatctctactgaaaattattttccttgtatcaggacaccagagacggtatccttttactccaccagttatacccatgaataatgctttctttgctcttgggtctaacttagattcttttacatgataatatgcagtggaaccaaaaatatgtaaagaatcataatcaacagcaggtttaccagcccacctctccataggagtttttccatttattgcagctgatggcaaccgattaattagatggcacgcatatgtaactgcctcagcccaaaattctttgcccaatccagcattggacaacatacatcgaactttctccagtatagtccgattcatacgttctgccaccccattctgttgtggtgtatctcgaacagtgaagtgtcgtacAATACCTTCAtcgtgacatacttgtagaaatggatcattcttgtactcagtaccattgtctgatcgaagtcgtttgacttttcgaccagcctgggtctccaccatcttcttccatttcagaaatacatccaaaacttcatttttccttttcattagatacactcatacttttcttgaataatcatcaacaaaagtaacaaaatagtgcatacctcccaaagaagccactttagtaggtccccacacatcactgtgaacgtagtccagaatttcttttgtattgtgaattgctgaaccaaattttatcctcgtctgcttgcccagaacacaatgttcacagaattccaatttgcaagaatttgcacctttcaacaagccttgcttcgccaaactctgcaaagctttttcaccagcatgtcccaatcgcatatgccataacctggtagcctctgaatctgcatctttcgtaaaagctgttgatgttgatccaataactgtacttccatttaaatagtacagattattccttcttgtgcctttcatcaccgtcaataccccaactactacctttagtaatccatctctcaaagtgattgt
This window encodes:
- the LOC107918072 gene encoding phosphatidate cytidylyltransferase 1, which codes for MNRWNNQIHNNILSLPSFFFSFSILIPNNFWVCNQGTSKPFTFITTGSVYIVSKVVIRLYNNKGNMPKDNSAPSTPTSARARHRRRSNEFPADESKTNGHLLLVNDHNKYRSMWIRACSSLWMLGFFLLVIYLGHLYVLAMVVIIQIFMARELFNLLRKSHEDKHLPGFRLLNWHFYFTAMLFVYGRILSHRLVNTVTSDKIFYRLVSRLIKYQMVICYFSYIAGFMWFILTLKKKMYKYQFGQFAWTHMILIVVFTQSAFTVANIFEGIFWFLLPASLIAVNDVAAYFFGFFFGKTPLIKISPKKTWEGFIGASVATTISAFVLANIYGSFQWLTCPRKDLSTGWLHCDPGPLFKPEYYPLLPWLPWTEIAILPVQWHALWLGLFASIIAPFGGFFASGFKRAFKIKDFGDSIPGHGGLTDRMDCQMVMAVFAYIYHQSFVVPQDYTVETIMSEILSSLTLEEQQILYMKLGQILQERMFGWD